In Choloepus didactylus isolate mChoDid1 chromosome 18, mChoDid1.pri, whole genome shotgun sequence, a single genomic region encodes these proteins:
- the LOC119513106 gene encoding keratin-associated protein 2-3 gives MTGSCCGSCCGSPCSSLSCGGDCCQPCCCRDPCCCRPVSCQTTVCRPVTCVPRCTRPICEPCRRPICCDACALQEGCCRPIACCPTSCTAVVCRPCCWASTCCQPISVQAPCCRPPCCQPAACRTTCRSCCC, from the coding sequence ATGACCGGCTCCTGCTGTGGCTCCTGCTGTGGCTCCCCCTGCTCCTCCCTGAGCTGCGGGGGCGACTGCTGCCAGCCCTGCTGCTGCCGCGACCCCTGCTGCTGCCGCCCCGTGTCCTGCCAGACCACCGTGTGCCGCCCCGTGACGTGCGTGCCGCGCTGCACCCGCCCCATCTGCGAGCCCTGCCGCCGGCCCATCTGCTGCGACGCCTGCGCCCTGCAGGAAGGCTGCTGCCGCCCCATCGCCTGCTGCCCCACGTCCTGCACGGCCGTGGTGTGCCGCCCCTGCTGCTGGGCCTCCACCTGCTGCCAGCCCATCTCCGTGCAGGCGCCCTGCTGCCGCCCCCCGTGCTGCCAGCCTGCCGCCTGCCGCACCACCTGCAGGTCCTGCTGCTGCTGA
- the LOC119513105 gene encoding keratin-associated protein 2-3, which yields MTGSCCGSCCGSPCSSLSCGGDCCQPCCCRDPCCCRPVSCQTTVCRPVTCVPRCTRPICEPCRRPICCDACALQEGCCRPIACCPTSCTAVVCRPCCWASTCCQPISVQAPCCRPPCCQPAACRTTCRSCCC from the coding sequence ATGACCGGCTCCTGCTGTGGCTCCTGCTGTGGCTCCCCCTGCTCCTCCCTGAGCTGCGGGGGCGACTGCTGCCAGCCCTGCTGCTGCCGCGACCCCTGCTGCTGCCGCCCCGTGTCCTGCCAGACCACCGTGTGCCGCCCCGTGACGTGCGTGCCGCGCTGCACCCGCCCCATCTGCGAGCCCTGCCGCCGGCCCATCTGCTGCGACGCCTGCGCCCTGCAGGAAGGCTGCTGCCGCCCCATCGCCTGCTGCCCCACGTCCTGCACGGCCGTGGTGTGCCGCCCCTGCTGCTGGGCCTCCACCTGCTGCCAGCCCATCTCCGTGCAGGCGCCCTGCTGCCGTCCCCCGTGCTGCCAGCCTGCCGCCTGCCGCACCACCTGCAGGTCCTGCTGCTGCTGA
- the LOC119513107 gene encoding uncharacterized protein C9orf85-like: MSSQKGNVARSRPQRHQNTFSFKNDKFDKSVQTKKINGKLHDGECHCSKEVLEWHVKYSKYKLLSKPKK, from the coding sequence ATGAGCTCCCAGAAAGGGAACGTGGCTCGTTCCAGGCCTCAGAGACACCAGAATACCTTTAGCTTCAAAAATGACAAGTTTGATAAGAGTGTTCAGACCAAGAAAATTAATGGAAAACTTCATGATGGAGAATGTCATTGCTCTAAAGAAGTTCTTGAATGGCATGTAAAATACAGCAAATACAAACTATtatcaaaacctaaaaaatga